In Hallerella succinigenes, the following are encoded in one genomic region:
- a CDS encoding DUF1353 domain-containing protein translates to MARRNRITVDSFSASNFHTTESRPYLFTDPSTIWIHFTRRMTDGRKYRGVISICLLDGYVTDGASTKWPVSLLVPNWRHGDDRYNAAPTAHDVLYSVRGLIPGLVRDTPVLDLSREECDDIIRGMWRCWGMSRFLAGCADKGLECFAGGNQHWGNDGYNVRDRAVVRWRRTETCNKDRK, encoded by the coding sequence ATGGCAAGACGAAACCGCATCACCGTAGACAGCTTCTCGGCGTCAAATTTCCACACGACAGAATCGCGGCCGTACCTTTTCACAGATCCTTCCACAATATGGATCCACTTCACGCGCAGGATGACCGACGGGCGGAAGTACCGTGGCGTCATCAGCATCTGCCTGCTCGACGGCTACGTGACGGACGGTGCGTCCACGAAGTGGCCCGTCTCGCTCCTCGTGCCGAACTGGCGTCACGGCGACGACCGCTACAACGCCGCACCGACGGCGCACGACGTGCTCTACAGCGTCCGCGGCCTGATTCCCGGGCTCGTCCGCGACACGCCCGTCCTCGACCTCTCCCGTGAAGAGTGCGACGACATCATCCGCGGGATGTGGAGGTGCTGGGGCATGTCGCGATTCCTCGCCGGTTGCGCCGACAAGGGGCTCGAATGCTTCGCAGGCGGCAATCAGCACTGGGGCAACGACGGATACAACGTGCGCGACAGGGCCGTCGTCAGATGGAGACGGACGGAAACATGCAATAAGGATCGAAAATGA
- a CDS encoding D-Ala-D-Ala carboxypeptidase family metallohydrolase, whose protein sequence is MDKYFTCEEPRYFSFAEMTRTDTGLDNRPTTWDQVENLMVTANRLDTVRGKFGKAVRVNCAFRSEAVNARVGGVPTSAHTQGLAADICAYDGTETGNRRLYAICRESILSLSIDQLILYTEKPGVESSRIRFMHVGFRAFGEKPRGQILFK, encoded by the coding sequence ATGGATAAGTACTTCACCTGCGAGGAACCGCGCTATTTCAGTTTCGCCGAAATGACCCGTACGGACACCGGTCTCGACAACCGCCCGACGACATGGGATCAGGTCGAGAACCTGATGGTGACCGCGAACAGGCTCGACACCGTCCGAGGGAAGTTCGGCAAGGCGGTGCGGGTCAACTGCGCATTCCGTTCCGAGGCGGTAAACGCGCGCGTTGGGGGCGTTCCGACGTCCGCCCATACGCAAGGGCTCGCCGCCGACATCTGCGCCTACGACGGCACGGAAACGGGCAACAGACGGCTATACGCCATCTGCCGGGAGTCCATTCTTTCGCTCTCCATCGACCAGCTTATCCTGTACACGGAAAAGCCCGGCGTGGAATCGTCACGGATCCGTTTCATGCACGTTGGTTTCCGTGCGTTCGGCGAGAAGCCGCGCGGGCAGATCCTTTTCAAGTGA
- a CDS encoding RusA family crossover junction endodeoxyribonuclease, whose amino-acid sequence MRSARSRAGRSFSSEPRMTETFAFEISGEVPSKKNSRRLAMAGGRLRSFPSKAHERWHRTAMAEIAMQKAGRIGIPLGMRLRVDCTFYHADRRRRDHNNQMASVLDLLVDSGIVKDDSWDIVAEESCRGEFRKGNGGAKIEIRILSEVTDEKCRDASRISGARIR is encoded by the coding sequence GTGCGTTCGGCGAGAAGCCGCGCGGGCAGATCCTTTTCAAGTGAGCCGCGCATGACCGAAACGTTCGCCTTCGAAATTTCGGGAGAGGTCCCGAGCAAGAAGAACAGCAGGCGTCTCGCGATGGCGGGAGGACGGCTCCGCTCGTTCCCGTCGAAGGCGCACGAACGGTGGCACCGGACGGCGATGGCGGAAATCGCCATGCAGAAGGCGGGGCGCATAGGCATCCCGCTGGGCATGCGCCTGCGGGTGGACTGCACGTTCTATCACGCCGACAGGCGCCGTCGTGACCACAACAACCAGATGGCGTCGGTCCTCGACCTGCTCGTGGATTCCGGGATAGTCAAGGACGACTCCTGGGACATCGTGGCGGAGGAATCATGCCGTGGCGAATTCAGGAAGGGGAACGGGGGCGCAAAAATCGAAATCAGGATTTTATCGGAGGTTACGGATGAAAAATGTCGAGATGCATCAAGGATTTCGGGTGCACGAATCCGTTGA
- the terL gene encoding phage terminase large subunit codes for MLELSRRNLMAFVKTTKPDYSVGWVHREICGRLMNFLADVMERKSPRLILTMPPRHGKSEIASRRFPAWVFGVAPQMKIITVSYNLDLARSMSRDVQRIMTSDEYREIFPHVSLGFREKGVPSTKRSDMFEIPGFDGAYIAAGVDGGVTGKGANIFIIDDPIKNRKEADSPTIRQNVWEFYTDSARTRLAPGAGIIIIQTRWHQDDLAGRLIAMDHAGVGENYRLVNYPAIAEHDEPHRKEGEALDPQRYDIGELLKLKAVLGSYSWAALYQQRPTPRSGGIFKRSWVRYYDTAPVVFDRVIQSWDLTFKDSESGDFVAGFVIGQIGADIYVLDCEHSKIDFTSQIRAILRMTKKWPMATAKVVEDKANGPAVIATLRSKVPGIIAFNPQGSKEQRANSAAPTVEAGNLLLPRNAPWLTDFENEFFMYPGVEHDDQVDALDQGILYLTQHATRGIAAWL; via the coding sequence ATGCTTGAACTTTCGAGAAGGAACCTGATGGCTTTCGTCAAGACGACGAAACCGGACTATTCCGTCGGATGGGTGCACCGCGAGATTTGCGGAAGACTCATGAACTTCCTTGCCGACGTGATGGAACGCAAGAGCCCGCGCCTCATCCTGACGATGCCGCCTCGCCACGGCAAGAGCGAAATCGCGTCGAGACGCTTCCCTGCCTGGGTTTTCGGCGTCGCCCCGCAGATGAAGATCATAACGGTCTCCTACAACCTGGACCTCGCGCGATCGATGAGCAGGGACGTGCAACGGATAATGACATCCGACGAATATCGCGAGATATTCCCGCATGTCAGCCTGGGATTCCGGGAAAAGGGCGTCCCTTCGACGAAACGGTCCGACATGTTCGAGATTCCTGGCTTTGACGGGGCCTATATCGCCGCAGGCGTTGACGGTGGCGTGACAGGCAAGGGTGCGAACATTTTCATCATCGACGACCCGATCAAGAACAGGAAGGAGGCGGACAGCCCCACCATACGCCAGAACGTATGGGAATTTTACACGGACTCGGCTCGGACGCGACTTGCGCCAGGAGCCGGGATCATCATCATCCAGACACGATGGCACCAGGACGACCTCGCCGGCCGTCTCATCGCAATGGACCACGCAGGCGTCGGGGAAAATTACAGGCTTGTCAACTACCCGGCCATCGCCGAACACGACGAGCCGCACAGGAAGGAGGGCGAGGCCCTAGATCCGCAACGGTACGACATCGGCGAACTCCTGAAACTCAAGGCCGTTCTCGGATCCTACAGCTGGGCTGCGCTTTACCAGCAGCGTCCGACGCCACGTTCAGGCGGCATCTTCAAGCGCAGCTGGGTGCGGTATTACGATACCGCCCCGGTGGTTTTCGACCGCGTGATTCAGAGCTGGGACTTGACGTTCAAGGATTCGGAATCGGGGGACTTCGTCGCGGGTTTCGTCATCGGACAGATTGGAGCCGACATTTACGTTCTCGACTGCGAGCACTCGAAAATCGACTTCACGAGCCAGATCCGCGCCATACTTCGGATGACGAAAAAATGGCCAATGGCGACGGCGAAGGTTGTCGAGGACAAGGCGAACGGGCCGGCCGTCATCGCTACGCTCAGGAGCAAGGTGCCGGGGATCATCGCTTTCAACCCCCAGGGCAGCAAGGAGCAGAGGGCGAACAGCGCGGCTCCGACGGTGGAGGCGGGGAACCTGCTGCTTCCAAGGAACGCCCCGTGGCTTACCGATTTCGAGAACGAGTTCTTCATGTATCCCGGCGTCGAGCACGACGACCAGGTGGACGCCCTGGACCAGGGCATCCTTTATCTTACACAGCACGCCACGCGCGGGATCGCGGCCTGGCTTTAG
- a CDS encoding anti-CBASS protein Acb1 family protein, which yields MSGKRKTFQDGPYKNLVTGLGEIGIDKTEETKASSYTPADLAELARMQMLDGLADIIVCNPVETAFMNDPTLSGDDDGEILEAAMQAGLVEAIQSAGEEMRLTGGAVIVKEYEEEQTGNVPDLKEAPDDRWTLSGFRVYGAGEISLQSSDFEGDTPTCYPVKLMDGNEVRIHPQRCTVFHGKRLPGALKNSGCIREKFFGTSALRPVEKALKDIATVTGSVVNMATETGTLLVTLDGINELLSKPDCGLKDVHDLISMVKLCMNSMRAAFAGPSDKFQILSHNFGGIPDVMQKLFVLAAAKSHMPMSLLFGQSATGLAQTNEGDAKEYAKTVNAWRQRYLYKPSASLFADFAKRNFEKDVTGFTWGTIDTRTITEELDARKKESEIDIASINAGIITADEVRKARYANGHSFELTVDSED from the coding sequence ATGAGCGGCAAACGGAAGACTTTCCAGGACGGCCCTTACAAGAACCTCGTGACGGGTCTGGGCGAAATCGGCATCGACAAGACCGAAGAGACGAAGGCGTCATCGTATACGCCTGCGGACCTCGCGGAACTGGCGCGGATGCAGATGCTCGACGGACTCGCCGACATCATCGTCTGCAATCCCGTCGAGACGGCGTTCATGAACGACCCGACGCTCTCCGGGGATGACGACGGGGAAATCCTCGAGGCAGCCATGCAGGCGGGGCTTGTCGAGGCTATCCAGAGCGCAGGCGAAGAAATGCGCCTGACGGGAGGCGCCGTCATCGTGAAGGAATACGAAGAGGAGCAGACCGGAAACGTCCCGGACTTGAAGGAAGCGCCCGACGACAGGTGGACACTTTCCGGATTCCGGGTGTACGGTGCCGGGGAAATTTCCCTGCAGTCCTCGGATTTCGAGGGCGACACGCCGACCTGTTACCCGGTGAAGCTGATGGACGGGAACGAGGTGCGCATCCATCCGCAGCGGTGCACCGTCTTCCACGGGAAACGGCTTCCGGGAGCGCTCAAGAATTCGGGCTGCATCCGGGAGAAGTTCTTCGGGACGAGCGCCTTGCGTCCGGTCGAAAAGGCGCTGAAGGACATCGCTACGGTCACGGGATCGGTCGTGAACATGGCGACGGAAACCGGGACACTTCTTGTCACCCTCGACGGCATCAACGAGCTGCTCTCGAAGCCGGACTGCGGCTTGAAGGACGTCCACGACCTGATCAGCATGGTGAAGCTATGCATGAACAGCATGCGCGCCGCGTTCGCAGGACCGAGCGACAAGTTCCAGATCCTCTCGCACAATTTCGGAGGGATCCCCGACGTCATGCAGAAGCTGTTCGTCCTTGCCGCCGCGAAGAGCCACATGCCGATGAGCCTGCTCTTCGGGCAGAGCGCCACGGGGCTCGCGCAGACGAACGAGGGCGACGCGAAGGAGTACGCCAAGACGGTGAACGCATGGCGCCAACGCTATCTCTACAAGCCGTCGGCTTCGCTTTTCGCCGATTTCGCGAAGCGCAACTTCGAGAAGGACGTGACCGGGTTCACGTGGGGCACGATCGACACCCGCACGATCACGGAAGAACTCGACGCAAGGAAGAAGGAAAGCGAGATCGACATCGCGTCGATCAACGCGGGAATCATCACGGCGGACGAAGTGAGAAAGGCCCGCTATGCGAACGGGCACTCGTTCGAACTTACGGTCGATTCGGAGGATTAA
- a CDS encoding ADP-ribosyltransferase, with translation MGAFQEFARAAMAAGTKRGRRPVMNAQQFYPRGMERELQQKTVAEFMRIYRQFLEAALVGFSTFRDDQGDLSESQPVLSDAFKGELTSIEMRTDRKARENFSRQSEMIIGAPYYPPGSTEWILNDWHATFQDLCVSACAQQKTKIAVIVAGAKQAGWNKAQLEKAIEKQLPSQFKHRAELIARTELAKLNTAVTLETYRSAGVQYYKWLTTIDGRERESHALMNDRICSVTDGDVYFEQNPKQPLRPIEHRRTGDMYHGHPGTDFQCRCSMVMWDPAIDGDYEVKDSDLLEQREAEELAEKEAQERAEAERKAKEQAEREKAAEALRTAKETAKRAEAERQAAEKARQEAEENARKLAEEARTARLEAAAVKRHAERTEEMERAIVSAWNRRRILRNAEARHAERTQEQATAIQQRWDDRQAKIKEAIKTVDDIRGEYSGIKGLAFPSTVKKAESQGKYTKAAGLAQNFKAKVDAEASKLDLLAEPLEAMRKHGLKEAQAVQDAVRKKLEYLEQFDIDKKIKKLEFEIEYVEKNKKYATWEVAKKAYEKALAEVVKKAAEEAEVKIDVLASAAKFAKTKKFVTEVSKLQKLAKPTTKKELDDLNAKIDSVEQMAVKSVLDPKAGDIYNEVSFKPSTAKQRNAARFIDSGEWKSQDASLMPNASAAWRTATLEQKQAAYYYTQGSKVNNEPLYGAHYYSSGKDVMEAVTKHNPNLTRLIDRTSLPHDTWLRSGQGWGTFSGVFGIDLEAEINALNNGKRSNDDIAKALTKKFKGKTGTQKAFLSTSFSRNTGFLKSDLNFKIFAPKGTKCLYAEPFSAYGVRDTSPTTWDGKEATMRLPATDPEFEGILQRGTEFKIVGFEYDQINDRWSPILEIIKQAVKPYIPGNPVIY, from the coding sequence ATGGGAGCATTCCAGGAATTCGCACGTGCCGCGATGGCGGCAGGAACGAAACGCGGGCGTCGTCCCGTCATGAACGCGCAGCAGTTCTACCCGCGCGGTATGGAGCGAGAGCTCCAGCAGAAGACCGTCGCGGAGTTCATGCGCATCTACAGGCAATTCCTGGAAGCCGCCCTGGTCGGATTCTCTACGTTCAGGGACGACCAGGGCGATCTTTCCGAATCGCAGCCGGTGCTGTCCGACGCCTTCAAGGGCGAGCTCACGAGCATCGAGATGCGCACCGACAGGAAGGCTCGCGAGAATTTCAGCAGGCAGTCTGAAATGATCATCGGCGCCCCGTACTACCCTCCGGGATCGACCGAATGGATCCTGAACGACTGGCACGCCACGTTCCAGGACTTGTGCGTATCGGCATGCGCCCAGCAGAAGACGAAGATCGCCGTCATCGTCGCCGGAGCGAAGCAGGCGGGCTGGAACAAGGCGCAGCTCGAGAAGGCGATCGAGAAACAGCTGCCGTCCCAGTTCAAGCACAGGGCGGAACTCATCGCACGGACGGAGCTCGCGAAGCTCAACACGGCCGTGACGCTCGAGACGTACAGGAGCGCCGGGGTCCAGTACTACAAGTGGCTCACCACCATCGACGGGCGCGAACGCGAATCGCACGCGCTGATGAACGACCGCATCTGCTCCGTCACGGACGGAGACGTCTACTTCGAGCAGAACCCGAAGCAGCCGCTCCGCCCCATCGAGCACAGGCGCACGGGAGACATGTACCACGGCCATCCGGGGACGGACTTCCAGTGCCGCTGTTCCATGGTCATGTGGGACCCGGCCATCGACGGCGACTACGAGGTCAAGGACTCCGACCTGCTCGAACAGCGGGAAGCCGAGGAATTGGCCGAAAAGGAAGCGCAGGAACGCGCGGAAGCCGAAAGGAAGGCGAAGGAACAGGCTGAACGGGAAAAGGCCGCAGAGGCGCTGAGAACAGCGAAGGAAACGGCAAAACGGGCGGAAGCCGAAAGACAGGCCGCCGAAAAGGCGAGACAGGAAGCCGAAGAGAACGCAAGGAAGCTGGCTGAGGAAGCGAGAACGGCACGGCTCGAAGCCGCGGCGGTTAAACGCCATGCGGAACGGACCGAAGAGATGGAACGGGCGATCGTTTCCGCCTGGAACCGGCGCAGGATCCTCCGGAACGCGGAAGCGAGACACGCCGAGCGCACGCAGGAACAGGCCACGGCAATCCAGCAGCGCTGGGACGATCGCCAGGCGAAGATCAAGGAAGCCATCAAGACGGTGGACGACATCCGTGGCGAATACTCCGGCATCAAGGGGCTCGCCTTCCCGTCCACGGTCAAGAAGGCGGAAAGTCAGGGCAAGTACACGAAGGCGGCAGGCCTTGCGCAGAATTTCAAGGCGAAGGTGGATGCGGAAGCCTCGAAGCTCGACCTGCTCGCGGAGCCGCTCGAAGCCATGAGGAAACACGGGCTCAAGGAAGCCCAGGCGGTGCAGGATGCCGTCCGGAAGAAGCTCGAGTACCTGGAACAGTTCGACATCGACAAGAAGATCAAGAAGCTCGAGTTCGAGATCGAGTACGTCGAGAAGAACAAGAAGTACGCCACCTGGGAAGTGGCGAAGAAGGCGTACGAGAAGGCGCTCGCGGAAGTGGTCAAGAAGGCTGCCGAAGAAGCCGAAGTCAAGATCGATGTCTTAGCCAGCGCCGCAAAATTCGCAAAGACGAAAAAATTCGTGACGGAAGTCAGCAAACTCCAAAAATTGGCAAAGCCGACGACGAAGAAGGAACTCGACGATTTGAACGCCAAGATAGACAGCGTCGAACAGATGGCGGTAAAGAGCGTCCTTGACCCGAAAGCTGGCGACATTTACAATGAAGTATCGTTCAAGCCGAGTACGGCGAAACAGAGAAATGCAGCCCGGTTCATCGACAGCGGAGAATGGAAATCTCAGGATGCGTCCTTGATGCCGAACGCTTCTGCCGCATGGAGAACTGCCACGCTCGAACAGAAGCAGGCCGCCTACTACTACACGCAGGGATCGAAGGTCAACAACGAACCGCTGTACGGGGCGCATTATTATTCTTCTGGAAAGGACGTGATGGAGGCGGTCACGAAGCACAACCCGAATCTGACTCGGCTTATTGACAGGACGAGCCTGCCGCATGATACATGGCTGAGGAGCGGACAAGGATGGGGGACCTTTTCGGGGGTATTCGGTATTGACCTTGAAGCGGAAATAAATGCGCTAAATAATGGCAAGCGCTCTAATGATGATATAGCAAAGGCGCTGACGAAGAAGTTCAAGGGAAAGACCGGTACGCAGAAGGCGTTTTTGTCGACTTCTTTTTCAAGAAATACGGGATTTCTAAAAAGTGATTTGAATTTTAAAATATTCGCTCCGAAGGGAACAAAATGCCTCTATGCCGAACCTTTTTCTGCGTATGGAGTCCGAGACACGTCTCCGACAACATGGGATGGTAAGGAGGCTACTATGAGATTGCCTGCAACCGATCCTGAATTTGAAGGAATTCTACAGAGAGGAACAGAATTTAAGATAGTCGGATTTGAATACGATCAAATTAATGATCGATGGAGTCCTATCCTTGAAATCATTAAACAGGCCGTTAAACCTTATATCCCAGGGAATCCTGTAATTTATTAA
- a CDS encoding helix-turn-helix transcriptional regulator: protein MLAVAKKPRIKVSAEVIPESLLDFLRKNFGGVEINPETYTPDEIPELVEARENTSPGEAIFLDRDMRGMTQAQLAKKLGVAVTVVSDMENNRRAVSRKMAVKLADVFGSDPAAYFRFK, encoded by the coding sequence ATGTTGGCAGTCGCGAAAAAGCCCCGTATTAAGGTCTCGGCAGAGGTCATTCCGGAATCTCTTCTTGATTTTCTCAGGAAGAATTTTGGTGGCGTGGAGATCAATCCGGAAACCTATACTCCGGACGAAATTCCTGAACTCGTCGAAGCCCGTGAGAACACTTCCCCCGGCGAGGCTATCTTCCTGGACCGTGACATGCGCGGAATGACCCAGGCGCAGCTCGCCAAGAAGCTCGGCGTGGCCGTGACCGTCGTTTCCGACATGGAAAACAACAGGCGGGCGGTTTCCCGCAAGATGGCGGTGAAGCTTGCCGACGTGTTCGGCTCCGACCCTGCCGCCTATTTCAGGTTCAAGTGA
- a CDS encoding outer membrane protein: MPLFELANIHEDYQYATSKLFQRYADKDGRYEVVIPAQTDSVQVQPSKADVQKTAERKGCTKFILADLTRLGETVVVTLSLYGTQSGKLLWSDAMKAAGPNDLDPILERMAKNIGTENVASKTDDIYTVTQKEEKKLRKTRANKSFGFGIMGFTMLNHPGPWFQPGLEIFWSYDSRNIFFQIDASINFYNGSEDYTYTSYYSDEKTTISVDKTLANFSFGLSAYYPFLDGSSTPFLGGGASFATTVTSYDSDSYEPDGDSKAGIWVRLGGGFLFNRTSTVTFRIRAEYAISTYKVENHIMHGPQVGLEIGF; the protein is encoded by the coding sequence ATGCCCCTTTTCGAATTGGCCAACATCCATGAAGACTACCAGTACGCAACGTCCAAGTTGTTCCAGCGGTATGCGGACAAGGACGGGCGTTATGAAGTGGTCATCCCGGCTCAGACGGACTCTGTCCAGGTTCAACCGTCCAAGGCAGATGTTCAGAAGACGGCAGAACGAAAGGGTTGCACCAAGTTCATTCTTGCAGACTTGACCCGTCTCGGAGAAACCGTGGTCGTCACCCTTTCTCTGTACGGCACTCAAAGCGGGAAGCTTCTTTGGTCCGATGCGATGAAGGCTGCGGGTCCAAACGATCTTGACCCGATTCTTGAACGCATGGCAAAGAATATCGGAACGGAAAACGTTGCTTCGAAGACCGACGACATTTACACCGTTACCCAGAAGGAAGAAAAGAAGCTCCGCAAGACGCGCGCAAACAAGTCCTTCGGCTTCGGTATTATGGGCTTTACGATGCTCAACCATCCGGGTCCGTGGTTCCAGCCGGGTCTTGAAATCTTCTGGTCGTACGATTCCCGCAACATCTTCTTCCAGATCGATGCTTCTATCAATTTCTACAACGGTTCGGAAGATTACACCTACACCAGTTATTACAGCGACGAAAAAACAACCATTAGTGTTGACAAAACCCTCGCGAACTTTTCGTTCGGGCTCTCGGCTTACTATCCGTTCTTAGACGGCAGTTCGACTCCGTTCCTCGGCGGCGGTGCTTCATTCGCCACCACCGTTACTTCTTATGACTCCGACTCTTATGAACCAGATGGCGATAGCAAGGCCGGTATTTGGGTTCGCTTAGGCGGTGGGTTCCTCTTCAACCGTACAAGCACGGTGACTTTCCGCATCCGTGCCGAATATGCAATCTCCACCTACAAGGTCGAAAATCACATCATGCACGGTCCGCAGGTGGGACTCGAAATCGGCTTCTAA
- a CDS encoding ABC-F family ATP-binding cassette domain-containing protein has product MLNVSNVSLQYGSRVLFKDVNLSFRKGNCYGIIGANGAGKSTFLKILSGELEPNTGDVTHDANERLSVLKQDHFAYEEHTVLDTVMMGYPELYKIGKRREELYAKPEMTEDEGMEAIELETQFGEMGGYEAESSAGTLLKGLDIPEESHTKLMKELDANEKIRVLLAQALFGNPDILLLDEPTNHMDLECVNWLEDYLERFENTVIVVSHDRHFLNRVCTNICDIDYGKINIYGGNYEFWYEASQLAQKQRKDQNRRAEEKIAELKAFIQRFASNASKAKQATSRKKLLDKMTVDEMPASSRKFPWVSFKMDREPGKIVLEVKDLTLDAGDGVKLEHLNFSLGGEDKVALVGEYGTLKTAFFEAIQDPENIKSGKVKWGTTISSSYFPKNNDAFFGEDLSLVDWLRQFSKEQDETFIRGFLGRMLFTGEEALKSAKVLSGGEKVRCMLSRMMLSNSNMLMLDEPTAHLDLESITALNNGLVAYKGPVIFCTEDHEFAETLANHILELTPNGYLDRSISFDEWFANRKKKK; this is encoded by the coding sequence ATGCTCAATGTTTCTAATGTTAGTCTGCAGTATGGAAGCCGCGTGCTTTTCAAAGATGTCAACCTCTCTTTCCGCAAGGGTAATTGCTATGGAATTATCGGCGCAAACGGTGCCGGAAAGTCCACGTTCCTGAAGATCCTTTCCGGAGAACTCGAACCGAACACGGGAGACGTCACCCATGACGCGAACGAACGTCTTTCTGTTTTGAAGCAGGATCACTTCGCCTACGAAGAACATACCGTTCTCGACACGGTCATGATGGGCTACCCGGAACTTTACAAGATCGGCAAGCGCCGCGAAGAACTTTACGCCAAGCCGGAAATGACCGAAGACGAAGGCATGGAAGCCATCGAACTTGAAACCCAGTTCGGCGAAATGGGCGGCTATGAAGCGGAATCCTCCGCCGGCACGCTCCTCAAGGGCCTCGACATTCCAGAAGAATCCCACACGAAGCTGATGAAGGAACTCGACGCGAACGAAAAGATCCGCGTCCTCCTCGCCCAGGCCCTCTTTGGCAACCCGGACATTCTCCTGCTCGACGAACCGACGAACCACATGGACCTCGAATGCGTCAACTGGCTCGAAGATTATCTCGAACGCTTTGAAAACACCGTGATCGTCGTTTCGCACGACCGTCACTTCTTGAACCGTGTCTGCACGAACATCTGCGATATCGACTACGGCAAGATCAACATCTACGGTGGCAACTACGAATTCTGGTACGAAGCAAGCCAGCTCGCCCAGAAACAGCGCAAAGACCAGAACCGCCGCGCCGAAGAAAAGATTGCCGAACTCAAGGCGTTCATCCAGCGCTTCGCATCGAACGCTTCCAAGGCAAAGCAGGCCACTAGCCGTAAAAAGCTCCTTGACAAGATGACCGTCGACGAAATGCCGGCTTCGAGCCGTAAGTTCCCGTGGGTCAGCTTCAAGATGGACCGCGAACCGGGTAAGATCGTTCTCGAAGTCAAGGATTTAACGCTCGACGCAGGCGACGGTGTCAAGCTCGAACATTTGAACTTCTCCCTCGGCGGCGAAGACAAGGTCGCTCTCGTCGGTGAATACGGCACTCTCAAGACCGCATTCTTCGAAGCGATCCAGGATCCGGAAAACATCAAGTCCGGCAAGGTCAAGTGGGGCACGACCATTTCTTCGAGTTATTTCCCGAAGAACAATGACGCCTTCTTTGGCGAAGATCTTTCCCTCGTGGACTGGCTCCGTCAATTCAGCAAAGAACAGGACGAAACCTTTATCCGCGGATTCCTCGGCCGTATGCTCTTTACGGGCGAAGAAGCCCTGAAGTCGGCAAAGGTTCTTTCCGGCGGTGAAAAGGTGCGTTGCATGCTCAGCCGCATGATGCTTTCGAACTCGAACATGCTGATGCTCGACGAACCAACCGCCCATCTGGACCTCGAATCGATCACCGCTCTGAACAACGGCCTTGTCGCTTACAAAGGGCCGGTCATTTTCTGTACCGAAGACCATGAATTTGCCGAAACTTTGGCAAATCATATCCTCGAATTGACTCCTAACGGATATTTAGACCGTTCTATCAGCTTTGATGAATGGTTTGCTAACCGTAAGAAAAAGAAATAA